One region of Ornithorhynchus anatinus isolate Pmale09 chromosome X5, mOrnAna1.pri.v4, whole genome shotgun sequence genomic DNA includes:
- the LOC103169646 gene encoding mucosal pentraxin-like: MEVSCLWMLLFTSLSGASAQNALPADLFGKVFLFPRESANSFSVLKPKQDKPLEEFTICLQAYSDLTRPYSLFSYATESQDNEILLFKEGPGMYSLSVGGFWVLFRTAADPPDSKHICATWESATGIAELWVDGKRLVRKGLRAGYKVGAGGQMILGQEQDSFGGDFKLDQSFVGEIGDLCLWDRVLSEFELFDPDHCGNLLNWESLSFENRGYVVIKPNN, translated from the exons ATGGAGGTGTCATGTTTGTGGATGCTcctcttcacctctctctcagGAGCCTCTGCCCAGAATG ccCTTCCAGCAGATCTGTTCGGGAAAGTGTTCCTGTTCCCCAGGGAGTCGGCCAACAGCTTCTCCGTCCTGAAGCCCAAGCAGGACAAGCCCCTGGAGGAGTTCACCATCTGCTTGCAGGCCTACAGTGACCTCACACGCCCCTACAGCCTCTTCTCCTATGCCACCGAGTCCCAGGACAACGAGATCCTCCTCTTCAAAGAGGGTCCCGGGATGTACAGCCTGAGCGTGGGCGGCTTCTGGGTCCTCTTCAGGACGGCCGCCGACCCTCCGGACTCCAAACACATCTGTGCCACCTGGGAGTCGGCCACGGGCATCGCCGAGCTGTGGGTGGACGGGAAGCGCCTGGTGAGGAAGGGTCTGCGGGCGGGCTAcaaggtgggggcgggaggccaAATGATCCTAGGCCAGGAGCAGGACTCGTTCGGGGGCGACTTCAAACTCGACCAGTCCTTCGTGGGGGAGATCGGCGACCTGTGCTTGTGGGACCGCGTCCTCTCCGAATTCGAGTTGTTTGACCCCGACCACTGCGGCAACCTCCTGAACTGGGAGTCCCTGAGCTTCGAGAACAGGGGCTACGTCGTCATCAAGCCCAATAATTAG